DNA from Rhinoderma darwinii isolate aRhiDar2 chromosome 6, aRhiDar2.hap1, whole genome shotgun sequence:
TCAGGGACCTGTTGTTTGTCCGGTTTGCCGTGAAGCTTTGACTTGTGACTTCAGCAAGATCCAGGCAGCCAGACCACCGCAGCAGCCCGAGGTAGGAGCCCCAGATCTTCCTGAACCCCCACGTTTTCTCTTTGTGCTGTGACTGATTGGGTCGGTGTTTCATTTCCAGGAGCTCTACGTTCCAGACTCGCTCACGTTACAGAGAGAGAAGGAGTTGCGCCAGGTTTATGAGCGGCAATTGGCAAATGGAGGAATAATTGATCTTGAGGCCGAGAGAAATCGCTTTTTTATCAGTATCCAGGAGGTGAGGAGACGTTTTACTGCCTACATTATTGATGACCTCCTCGTAGCCTCGTGTGAAGCTCATTCCTTTTCTCCGGTCTAGACCTCGGCCACTGGAAATGAACATCCGGTGCTACCAGAAGAGCAAGTCTCTGCCCAACAAACTGATGCAGGCATAGAAACCAGGCCAGACCTCCATCTGCTTCCGGTGGTCTCTAAGTCGCATGTAGGGGGGCACAGGGCCGGCGTGAAGATGCATCTGTGTGGAAATAGACCTTTCCGTAATGACCATCCAGACGGCCAGCCGTGGCGAGATCGAGGATGGGCAGCACGCGGCAGGAGGCGGCCGGACACCCGAAGAGTCTGGAGAGAAGAGACTGCTGCTAAAGAGGACCAAACGACAGTCCGAGGACGGGTGATGGGGCGAAGCTGCCGGAGCAATGGGACAGTCCAGGCACCTCCCAGGGGCGGCAGTGACGCTCACTAGGGGTAAAGCCTCCTCCCTAACACATGTTATAAGTGAATAAAGTATAAGGGACTCTGCTCATGCGTTTAGTAGTGATCTGCTGGACATGGACAATATTCTGGCCCTCTGGGTATAAGATCATGAGTAACTGCTAAGATGTAGAATACTAAGAGGTAAAACAGGctcccacagcagcacagagtattttaggaggAGAGCGTGCAGACCTTGTGCAGTTGCATTGACCTGTCCGTTCATGTGAGTATAAGATTGGATGTAACATGAGCAGGAGGAGCAGTAAATCTGCGGAGGTAATAAACGTATGTAGGGATGTCCGCCATTTATGAGCGTGCGCTTGTGAATTACGGTCATACGGTGGTTAATCTCTAAGACGCCCGCTCTGCAGAAACACCGCACGACATCACGAGAGCGTAAAATGAAGAGAATCTGCGGCAGCGTGAATGTATTCAGGTTTATTGACGGTCACATACGGCGGCCGTTATTATACGTGATTTCACCTCGTTTTATACGCCGACCTGTTCATAAAGTAGGAAAAACAACACCTCAATTTACAATGGGAGTCAGTAGGTGACGTACAATCCTGTGTGACATTCAGTGTAGACGTCACGACCCCACGTGTGGTGTAACCGGTCCGGAGCGCCAAAatccaggtgtgaacagagcctgacgtGGCTCAACCAATTACATTCCACTTGGCATTTTATGCAGCTCAGGGATCTGCTTGGATCTTACGGCCTGATTTTATAGGGAACCCGGCAGGTTAAACATGTTATCTGATCTGCAGGTTCTAGAGCAGAAGGAGCTGAGCAGGGAAGGCTGACAATGAATGTGTGAGACCGCCCGCTGGACTCTTACCCCTCAGTGAGCAGGGAAAGCTGACAATGAATGGGTgagactgcccactggactcttacccCTCAGTGAACAGGGAAAGCTGACAATGAATGTGTGAGACCGCCCGCTGGACTCTTACCCCTCAGTGAGCAGGGAAGGCTGACAATGAATTGGTGAGACTGCCCGCTGGACTCTTACCCCTCAGTGAACAGGGAAAGCTGACAATGAATGGGTgagactgcccactggactcttacccCTAAGTGAACAGGGAAAGCTGACAATGAATTGGTGAGACCGCCCGCTGGACTCTTACCCCTCAGTGAGCAGGGAAGGCTGACAATGAATGGGTgagactgcccactggactcttacccCTCAGTGAACAGGGAAAGCTGACAATGAATTGGTgagactgcccactggactcttacccCTCAGTGAACAGGGAAAGCTGACAATGAATGggtgagaccgcccactggactcttacccCTCAGTGAACAGGGAAAGCTGACAATGAATGggtgagaccgcccactggactctgtcAGCCTTCCCTGCTCACTGAGGTCTAAAATCAATGGGTGAGACCGCCCGCTGGACTCTTACCCCTCAGTGAACAGGGAAAGCTGACAATGAATGGGTgagactgcccactggactcttacccCTCAGTGAACAGGGAAAGCTGACAATGAATTGGTGAGACCGCCCGCTGGACTCTTACCCCTCAGTGAGCAGGGAAGGCTGACAATGAATTGGTGAGACTGCCCGCTGGACTCTTACCCCTCAGTGAACAGGGAAAGCTGACAATGAATTGGTgagactgcccactggactcttacccCTCAGTGAACAGGGAAAGCTGACAATGAATGggtgagaccgcccactggactcttacccCTCAGTGAACAGGGAAAGCTGACAATGAATGggtgagaccgcccactggactctgtcAGCCTTCCCTGCTCACTGAGGTCTAAAATCAATGGGTGAGACCGCCCGCTGGACTCTTACCCCTCAGTGAACAGGGAAAGCTGACAATGAATGGGTgagactgcccactggactcttacccCTCAGTGAACAGGGAAAGCTGACAATGAATTGGTGAGACCGCCCGCTGGACTCTTACCCCTCAGTGAGCAGGGAAGGCTGACAATGAATTGGTGAGACTGCCCGCTGGACTCTTACCCCTCAGTGAACAGGGAAAGCTGACAATGAATGGGTgagactgcccactggactcttacccCTCAGTGAACAGGGAAAGCTGACAATGAATTggtgagaccgcccactggactcttacccCTCAGTGAACAGGGAAAGCTGACAATGAATGggtgagaccgcccactggactctgtcAGCCTTCCTTGCTCACTGAGGTCTAAAATCAATGGGTGAGACCGCCCGCTGGACTCTTTAGCCCTCAGTGAGCAGGGAAATGGATACATCCTCGTCCTGACTCTTCCCACATAACTATATtctgctcctcctgctctataacgtgCTGCCCGCAGATCACACAACATGCTCCACCTGACAGGCTATTGTGTCAGAAGTAGAAGCAGCGTTAACACGGACATGGAGAAGCAGGAGTGGCGTGCAGGGCTGGAGCTGAAGGCCGACGTCCCCTGGGATGCAGCTGTACTGGTCAGAGACAGTGCCGTTGAAATGGGGAATGAGGCTTGTACTCTGCGCCCATTCAGAGGTTGAGGGGGACGGAAATTATTTTGCAATATCTCGAAATTTCCTGAAATGTTGTGTTTTACAGCAGACGCGAAAGCTTTAACCTGAAATACAAGAGAAATTGGCAGCTTTATCCAAAATAAATGGGAGGCGGCAGCATTACATGAGGAGACCATACAAGAATAAAAGTGCAAGCTCTTCAGCCCGCGTCACTATACACATTGCCTGTCCACTGATCCCACATCTCTCCGGTCTATAGTAATATTGATGGCTCATACTATATTCTCCTCTCAGCTCTTGACATAATTCTTCTCTTCCTCgagctaaggcctcgttcacactgcAGGGTTGTGCTCAGGATTCTGCTTGAGTATTTCTAACTCACTGGATAGTTACAAACCTTTCCCTCACACGGCTTCTCTTTGTAGGTTTCACTCCCGGTTtttgtttagggtatgttcacacgagggcgtccgtaacggctgaaattacggggatgtttccacctgaaaacatccccgtaatttcagctgtaacggcatgtgcaggcgcttgaacgccgcgtccattacggacgtaattggcgctgctattcattggagtcaatgaataacagttccaattacggccaaagaagtgacaggtcacttctttgacgcgggcgtctatttacgcgccgtcatttgacagcggcgcgtaaatatacgcctcgtgtgaacagacaaacgtctgcccattgctttcaatgggcagatgtttgtcagcgctgtcgaggcgctattttcggacgtaattcggggcaaaaacgcctgaattacgtccggaattagtgcgtgtgaacataccctcacaaacCCGGCCGTGCGAATGACTCCTTCTTCAGAATGACCCACAgtcgtggggcagctatagggggtgcgGAGGTAAAGCCCCTCAGCCTCATATGAaaacatcagtattataaatgatatacgGCAGGTGGGGGCCCTGGTCTGGGGCCCTGGAGCTTCaagttccgcctctgaccacaGTGTTCATGTCAATGCGGCGAGCAGAAGGAGCGCGAAGAAGCTGCTCCAACAAAGCGCTCCCTGTGTCGTCTGGACCTGGGGAAGATTCCCGCCATTACATTGTCATACTCACCACTGTGGAGGGGACAGTGATTGGGTTTTTGAAGACGGTCCAGATCACGACCTCGTCACACGTGGGGGTAGTGAGGGAGCCCTTGTAGCGGTAGTACGTGGTAAGATTGACGTCGCCCAGCAGATCGTCCAGAGATAAACTAGAATTCAGCTGCAGCGATGTTCCTGGAATTAAGAAACCAATGAAAGGAACGGTCACGTAGCGTCTGAAGGGAGATATATACAGTCCACGCTCCGCCCCGCGGATACAACAATTGTGTCTCTGTGACGGGGTCAGGATGGACATGGAAGTCTCCAGACCAGCagaaaggggtggtggggaagggAGAGTACTGCCAGTCACCAGTGGGGGGTCAGGATGAGGAGACCCCCTCCTAACCACTAGTAATGTTACGCATGCCTCATATACCAGGAAGCCTTAACAATGGACCCGTGGGAGTTTAGGGCTAATTAAGGAACAACGGCCACGAGAGCCACGAAAACGAGTGCAGAATAAAAGATGTGGAGTCTGGTCAGATATTTACCGGGAGTGGACACTTTATCCAGCAGCTCCGATAGGACTGTTAGCTGCGACTTATTAGCGGAGTCCATGACCTGTGGAAATAGAAGTGATAAAAACCTCATATATACAGTCATGGCAGAAAGTAAGTACACCAGATGTGGAAATCTCAGTATCTGATCCTCAGTCGCTCAATATAAGGACCAGTTCACACCGCGTCAGAATCAGCGAGAAAAAACAGCCAAAACCGCTTTCCTTTGATTTCaaggggaggcggaggcgttttttcctgcgGGGGCGGCGGTGGCTGTAAGCCGCTAGCACTGAAATAGAAGTGACGTTCTCTCTTGCCGCGGTTCTTTAGGTGAAAGACCTCAATTCTGAATCGGGCACAAATAATGGGAACCTTGTCAGAGCGGCTCTGGCCGGGACTTTCTTATTTCTGCCTTTGTGTTAGTGCGACGTGCGCCATCGCCAGCTCCGGATCCACGGGGATCTCTGATGCTTCACATAGACGGTTCCAGAGGCTGGAGAGAGGTTTATCCAGAggatcatctacaagtggagaaAACTTCTCCAGCGGGTCCCAGCAGGATCAGACCCAGAGCAGAAGGTGCTGGAAGTCGTCTCAAAGAAGTCAGGACTTATCCCGGGACCTACAGGACCTTCTCACCGCGACTGAGGTTCCCGAGCAGCGGGCCACTGTTAGAGAGACACTGCACACATCACATCTACAGGAGGACTAATGATTACCCATGAACATCTGGGACACAGCAGGGCTTTTGTCACAATGTGTGCATTTCACCACA
Protein-coding regions in this window:
- the LOC142656115 gene encoding E3 ubiquitin-protein ligase RNF25-like, whose protein sequence is MAEEQEDGSLSQELQVLQSIYLDELEESQEDRLVLRITLHPTTCDDPETQFVRLTLQLSLPPQYPDEPPEISVTNPRGLCDDQIESIIRTLRTTATQSVGCPILYALIEKGKEMLTASNVPRGHCVICLYEFQDEDCLTKTRCFHHFHSYCLGHYAKHCLDNSHGEGPVVCPVCREALTCDFSKIQAARPPQQPEELYVPDSLTLQREKELRQVYERQLANGGIIDLEAERNRFFISIQETSATGNEHPVLPEEQVSAQQTDAGIETRPDLHLLPVVSKSHVGGHRAGVKMHLCGNRPFRNDHPDGQPWRDRGWAARGRRRPDTRRVWREETAAKEDQTTVRGRVMGRSCRSNGTVQAPPRGGSDAH